The Streptomyces nitrosporeus genome includes a window with the following:
- a CDS encoding HAD family hydrolase, producing MTSTVPASLPRTADGPALQAVLLDMDGTLVDTEGFWWDVESEVFADLGHRLDPAWRDVVVGGPMTRSASYLIEATGASIPLDELTVLLNDRFEKRIATGVPLMPGAARLLAELAAHRVPAALVSASHRRIIDRVLDSVGRHHFALTVAGDEVTRTKPHPEPYLAAAAGLGAEPWGCAVIEDTATGVAAAEAAGCPVIAVPSVAPIAPAPGRTVVDSLEQVDLAFLKARVTGVRRPSARPGPI from the coding sequence CGCTCCAGGCGGTCCTGCTCGACATGGACGGCACCCTGGTCGACACGGAGGGATTCTGGTGGGACGTGGAGAGCGAGGTCTTCGCCGACCTCGGCCACCGGCTCGACCCGGCCTGGCGGGACGTGGTCGTCGGCGGGCCGATGACCCGCAGCGCCAGCTACCTCATCGAGGCCACCGGTGCCTCGATCCCGCTGGACGAGCTCACCGTGCTGCTCAACGACCGCTTCGAGAAGCGCATCGCCACCGGTGTCCCCCTGATGCCGGGTGCCGCCCGGCTGCTGGCCGAGCTGGCCGCCCACCGGGTGCCCGCCGCCCTGGTGTCCGCCTCCCACCGCAGGATCATCGACCGGGTGCTGGACTCCGTCGGCCGCCACCACTTCGCCCTGACCGTCGCCGGTGACGAGGTGACGCGGACCAAGCCCCACCCCGAGCCCTACCTCGCCGCCGCGGCCGGTCTGGGGGCGGAGCCCTGGGGGTGCGCGGTGATCGAGGACACCGCCACCGGGGTCGCGGCCGCCGAGGCGGCGGGCTGCCCCGTGATCGCCGTACCCTCCGTCGCCCCGATCGCCCCCGCCCCGGGGCGCACGGTCGTGGACTCCCTCGAACAGGTCGATCTCGCGTTCCTGAAGGCCCGGGTGACCGGGGTCCGCCGGCCCTCCGCCCGGCCCGGCCCGATCTGA